Genomic window (Longimicrobium sp.):
TGATGATCTCCATCGGCCGCGAGATCGTGGAGCGCTGGCCGCACATCGGGCCGGACGACCACCACGGCCACCACGACCTGTGCCCCGGCTACAAGGTGGACGTGAGCGGATTTCCGTTTGCCCGCGTGCTGCGCGGCATCTACCCCGACCGCGCCATCGACGACGTGTGGACGCCCACCTGCACGGTCACGCAGCGGCAGACGGCGCTCGCCGAGCTGGGCTACGACCTGGGCCCGACGGGGGTGGACGGGCAGTGGGGCCCCCGCAGCGGGGCCGCGCTGAAGCGCTTCCAGACCGAGCGCGGCCTGGTGGCCAACGGCTACTGGAGCACCTTCGTCTCCCGCCGCCTAGCGGCGGTGTTCGCCGAGCGGGGGATGGAACTGGCGGAGGCCTCCTCGTAGCCCGGAGTGTCGTCGGCGCTTACCTCCATCCACGTCCGATACGAACGACGCCCACTCCCTTGCAAAGAGGAGTGGGCGTCGTTGTTTTGCGGCGTTCTAAAGTTGCCGTGGGATGCGGCGAGCAGCGGATGCCCGCCCGGTCCCGCGTGGGATCAGAACGTTCGCGACCGGAGCAGGCGCCAGTTGGCCTTGATGCTGAGCACGGGAGCGCGCCGCGCTCCCACCAGCGGAGCCGCCAGGTTGAGGGAGACGCTCGCAGTTGGAAAAACCGGCACGTTTACCGAGCCCCGCAACTCGATCGATGTGTCGTCGTCGGACGTGGAATTGCTCGTACGCCACTGAAAGTCCAGTCCGCCCACCATGCTGAGTCGCTGGAAGTTGTAGAACCGGATCGCTTCGAACGCGAGGCCGCCTTCGACGGCCACATTGCTTTGCGTGGAATCCTTCAGATTCCAGTACCGCACGCCGGCGTTCGCCCGAATCCCGGTGGAGGCGTTGCCCGAGCCCACCGAGCGCCGGCCCCAGCCGATCCCTCCGAACAGCGAGGTTCCCGAGAGCGTATCGACCCCCGCGAGGGTCAGGTCGCCGAAGTCCGCGCGAAGATCGAGGCCGAAATACCTGGCATCCGCCTGGATCCGCGCCTGACGGATGGCATCCTGCAGGCCGGTGATGCTGGACGGGTCGATCGGGATCGGAGGACCCCCGCAGACCTGGGTGATGGACGACACCGCATCGTCATCCAGCGTCTGCGCCGTCGAGAGCGCACGGATGCAGCTCTCCACCCCGTCGTCGGACGGAAGCGCGAGCAGCAGGTCACGCACGCGCCTGGTGGACACCCCGCTCGCGGCCAGGAACTGGTTGTAGGCGGCCACGGCCTTCCGGTATACCTCGGTTCCCTGCCTGAATCCGTTGATGTTCAGGCCCCAGCGGATGCCGATGTAATCCACCCCGTCCGTGGCATCGTCCTCGTTGCTCCCGTTGAGGTTGCTTGCAGGAACCAGAACGGTCACGTCGGAGAAGCGGCTCCACTTCGACACCTCCTCGACGTTGGCGGGATCGACGAAGAACAGCGACGGGTTGATGGCGATGGCCGCCACCGCGCCCGCCCCCTTCTGCGTGCCGACGGCCGCCACCGAGCCGCCCGCGGCCTCCACCGGCTCGATGGCCGCGGTGCGCTCACCGGGTGACGCGGTCGTCTGGTCGCGCGTGGCAGACACGTCGCGCGGGCTCACGGCGCTGCCGAACAGGTCGCGCGCGCCCCAGTCCGCCGTCAGGGCGACGGCAACGAGCTGGCACCCTTTCGCCGCCTGAGCGGCGTTCGTGGGATCGAAGACCGTTTTTCCGGCCACCGCGTTGTAACGCTGGATGCAGAGGATGTCGCGTGTCTGCGCATCCGCGACGACGGGCCGCGCGAGCGCGCCCACCGCCAGCGTGCCCGCGATCAGAGCGGGGAGCGAGACCCGCACCGCTCGGTGTGTGCGCGTCGTCATCATACGATCGCGTAGGTCCAGATGGTGTCGCCCACCTGTCCCTGATCGCGCAGGGTGTCGTTCACGAACACCTGGAGCTGACCGCCACCGTCGACGGGAGCGTCGACGGTGATCTTCAGGCTCAGTGCAGCCTGAACCCGGGTGTGCTGGGTCTGCACGCCACCCGGGGCCACCATGTCGAACTGCGTCGGCGGCGGCAGATGCGAGCCGTCCGGGACGTATCCGGTAGCCAGCGCGCTGCTTCCCCCGTTGGCCGGATCGGCGTGGAAAGTGATCGCGACCTGGTCGTCGATGGACATCACTCCCATGAACGGCATGCTGTTGCTCCGGTGCGAGGGTACGGTGTGGAAACGGGAACCTGCATTCGGATTGGAGGGTCAGCCGTCGATCGATTTCCCGGCGTCCGAACGGACCGAGGAAAATCTCCAAAAGGACGAGGTTGAATGGCTGGGTAGGTCGAGGAGGAATTCGCATCACCACTATGCGAATCCCGCAGTTCGAGATCAAGCGTCTTGTGAAGCAATTCGATGATATCCATTCACTCGTCGACGTGTCGCCGGGGATCGAGCCGTGAGCTGGTGCCGCTGGCCCGCGCGCACCCGGCCTGCTACTCTGACGCGGAATCCCGATCCGCCAACCAGAGCAGCAGCCCGGCTTCGTATCCGTGAACATCCTCGTCCTCAACGTCGGATCGTCGACGCTCAAGTTCCAGCTCATCGACACCGACGAGCACCGCTTCGCCGGCAACGCCGACCGCAGGCTGGCGCGCGGGCAGATCGAGCGCATCGGCGGCGAGGCGGTGTGGTCGTACCGCGCGGGCGAGGGCGAGCCGCGCACGGGGAGCGCGCCCATGCGCGACCACCGCGCCGCCGTGGACCACCTGCTGGAGTGGATCACGAACCAGGAGTCCGGCGTTCCCATCGCCTCGGTGGCGGAGATCGGGGCGGCGGGGCACCGCGTGGTGCACGGCGCCGAGCGCTTCGTCCGCTCCGTGCTGATCGACGACGCGGTGCTGCGCGGCATCGACGACACCATCGAGCTGGCGCCGCTGCACAACCCCGCGAACCTCAAGGGGATCCAGGCGGTGCGCGCGGTCCTCGGCCCCGGCGTGCCGCAGGTGGCGGTGTTCGACACCGCGTTCCACCACACGCTCCCCGAGCAGGCCTTCCTCTACGCCATCCCCTACTCGCTCTACCGGCGCCACCGGGTGCGCCGCTACGGCTTCCACGGCACCAGCCACCGCTACGTGAGCTACCGCTGGCGCCAGCTCACCGGCCGCCCGCGCGAAGGGTCGCGCCTCATCACGCTGCACCTGGGGAACGGCTGCTCGGCGTGCGCCATCCGCGACGGCGACTCGGTGGACACGTCGATGGGCTTCACCCCGCTGGAGGGGCTGGTGATGGGCACGCGCTCGGGCGACGTGGACCCGGCGGTGCTGGACTACGTGGGGCAGAAGGAGGGATTGTCGCTGCACGACGTGGAGCTGCTGCTGAACAAGCAGAGCGGCCTGCTGGGCATCAGCGGGCTGACCAACGACATGCGCGAGCTGATGGCCGAGGCCGACGAGCACGACGACCGCCGCGCGCGGCTGGCCATCGAGCTGTTCTGCTACCGCGCGCGCAAGTACGTGGGCGCGTACCTGGCCGCGCTGGGCGGCGCCGACGCCATCTGCTTCGCCGGCGGCGTGGGCGAGAACGCGGCCCGCATCCGCGCGAAGGTGTGCGAGGGGCTGGAGTTCGCCGGCGTGCGCCTGGACCCCGCCGCGAACGAGGCGACCGCCGGCGGGCGCGAGGGGCGCATCAGCGCGGAAGGGTCGCAGCCCGAGGTGTGGGTGATTCCGACGGACGAGGAGCTGCTCATCGCCCGCGACACGTACCGCGTGGTGCACGGGATCGAGACGCGGTATTGAACGTGGAAGGGCGATTGAAATCGCGGCAACAACGGCCCGAAGTCCGCCTTCGCGGACTCGCTGCCTTGCCATTCTCCGCTCGATTCACGCAGGCAGAACGCCTCCAGTTAGCTGGCGAAACATCTCCATCCTCGCATCTCCCAGAGGTTTGCAGCACGAGGGAGGAAATGCGGCGCGGCCTGCTTTGTCCAACGCGGCCAGATGGGGGGTTGACACCGTTCCCGGGCTCGTTTAGAGTTGGCGCCCTTGGGAGTCGCGTCCCGATGATCGTTCGGCAGTTCCGCCCCGCCAAGCGCGGGAGGACGGCCGCGCCCGCAGCACGGCTGCACGGCGAGACATCGGAGGCGCGACTTTTCGTTTTCGTGGATTTCAGGACCGGCACCACCGAACGCAGCGAGATGACGCACGCACGCTTCGCCCGACCCGATCGCAACGCCCCGCACGCCGGCACGAAGCCCGGCGCGCAGCGGGAGACGTGCATCCATCGCATCGGAGGATACGTGCGCCCGTCGGCGGCGAATGCCGCCCTGGACGCGATCGGCAAGAGCAGCAACCAGCGCGGGAGGACCGGGATGTAGGCGCCAGCGCGCGCCCTGCATCGCCCGTCCACGGGAGCGATCATCCATCGCCCCGCCCGCGCAGAACCCTGCGGGCGGGGCGATTCTCGTTCCGGTCCGCGCCCACACCGGCAGGAGGAGTGGATGGAGATGAAGATCGGTTGACCGGCGGGCGGGCCGGCGGGGCGTGACGCCCCAGGTTCGGGTGCAAACGCGACCACCCGCGCCGAAGGCGGAGCGCTTCCGCCGGCCCACGCCGGAGCGCAGGACAGACGAGGTGATGGCGGCCGTAGCTCAACCGGCGAGAGTACCGGGCCGTGAATCCGGGGGAGTGGGTTCGAGTCCCACCGGCCGCCCCTCGTCCGCGCGTGGTGTGGAAGCCCGTAGCTCAGCGGCCAGAGCGCCGGAGGTTTCCTCCCCGCCTCCTCGTCCGCCGCAACGCGGGCCGACGTGGGAGGATCATCGCTAATCCGGGGGCCGCGGGTTCGAGTCCCGCCGGGCTTCCACCCCCGCGCGGATCAGGCTTTGGGGTTCGGCCGGGCGAATGAATTCGCGGCAACAACAGCACAAAGTCCCTGCGGGACTGCGGCCGCGGCATCGTGGCGACAGGCTGGATCAGGTCGGGACGGGCTCTCACGGAGGGCGCAGAAGGCACGGAGGAGAACCATCAATCCTCCGATTCCAGTGCTCGTCGTGACGGAGAAAGAAGATCGGGACGGAGGATGGGACTGTAGCTCAGCGGTAGAGCGCTTCCTCGCCAACCACTTGTCCGGCCGCGATGCCGGGCCGACGGACGAGGGTTATCGAATCTTACTCGAGAGGCCGCGGGTTCGAATCCCGCCAGTTCCATGAAGGAATCTGCCGCACCGTCGCGCGCGGGCCGCACGCGATCGGTTATCGCACCCTTACCCGGGAACATGCGACCCCGGGGCCGATGCGACTTTTCGTCCGCGTGCGGCGGTGAGGCAGGACGACAGTGCGGAAGTGCGTGAGTGCGGAAGTGCGTGAGTGCCGCGGGTCGGCGCTGCCCGGTTATCGCTGCAAACGAATGCGGGCAGCACGGACCTCATCCGCGGCGCTGATGAATGTCTCTGGTGGATCAGGACTTGGGCGGGGCCGGGTCGCGGCTTCCGGGTGATCGTATCCTTTGCTGTCAACGAAGCGCCCCTTCGCCGGGGCGGTCCGGGGGCGACTCATCATCCGGTTCCGTCCACACTCCCCCGGCCCTGGCGCCGCGGGCCGAACCGCGCGGGTTAACGATGGGACCGTGTTTCGGGAAAGCCGGCACGGCGTTCCGCCGGGACGCTCGTCCGCGGTGCCCCAGCCGGGGCGATTATCAACCCCTTCTCGCCGGAAAGGAGGCGAGTGACATGATGGACTTCACGAAGCACTTCGCGACTCGCCTGCGGGCGCTCGCGACGCCGCAGGGCGCGCCGATCCCCGGGACCGCGCAGGTGCCCAACTCGGCGGGCGGGTTCGCGTGGGCGCTCGACAAGTGGGCGCGGCTGGACCGCTTCCTGGTGCTGGGGAGCGACGGCGGGACCTTCTACGTGGGCGAGCGCGAGCTCACCGTGGAGAACGCCCGCTCGGTGGCCGAGTGCATCGGCGAGGATGGCGCCCGCGTGGTGCGGCGCGCCGTGGAGGTGAGCGAGGCCGGGCGCGCGCCGAAGAACGACCCCGCGCTGTTCGTGCTGGCCATGGCGGCCGGGATGGGCGACGAGGCCACGCGCGCCGCCGCGCTCCAGGCGCTGCCGCGGGTGGCGCGCACGGGAACGCACCTGCTGCACTGGCTGCGCTACGTGCAGGCGTTCCGCGGGTGGGGGCGCGGCGTGCGGCGCGCGGTGGGGCGCTGGTACACGGCCCGGCCGCCCCGTGATCTGGCCTACCAGCTCCTGAAGTACCCGCAGCGCGACGGCTGGAGCCACCGCGACGCGCTCCGGCTGGCCCACCCGCGGCCGGAGAGCGACGAGCAGCGGGCCCTGCTCCGCCGAGCCGTGACCGGCGAGGTGGGCGAGGCGCCGGACACCGAGGCCGTGCGGCTGGTGCGCGCGGTGGCCGAGCTGCACGCGGATGCGGAGATGGCGCCGGCCCGCGCGGCGGCGCTGGTGCGCGAGCACCGGCTCACCCGCGAGATGCTGCCCTCGCAGCTGCTCACCCACCCGGCGGTGTGGGAGGCGCTCCTGGAGGAGATGCCGCTCACCGCGCTGGTGCGGAACCTGGCCACGCTCACCCGGGTGGGCGTGCTGGCGCCGGGGAGCGACGCGGCCGCGCGGGTGGCGGCGCGCATCGCCGACGCGGGCGCGCTGAAGCGGGCGCGCGTGCACCCGGTGCAGGTGCTGGCCGCGCTGCGCACCTACGCGGCCGGGCGCGGGGTGCGCGGCCAGCACTCGTGGCAGCCGGTGGCCCGGGTGGTGGACGCGCTGGATGCGGCCTTCTACCTGGCCTTCGGGGCGGTGGAGCCGAGCGGGCGGCGCACGATGCTGGCGCTGGACGTGTCGGGGTCGATGATGGCCCCCGTGCACGGGCTGGACTTCGTGAGCTGCCGCGAGGCGGCGGCGGCCATGGCGCTGGTGACGGCGGCCACCGAGCCGCGGCACTTCTTCACCGCCTTCACCGCGGGGACGCGCCGCAGCATGCACGCGGGGTTCCCCACGGGGCTAAGCACGCTGGCCGTCTCGCCGCGCGAGCGGCTGGACGACGTGGTGGCGAAGACCAGCGGGCTGCCGTTCGGCGGGACGGACTGCGCGCTGCCGATGCTGGAGGCGCGCACCCGCAAGTGGCCGGTGGACCTGTTCGTGGTCTACACCGACAACGAGACCTGGGCCGGGGACGTCCACCCCGCGCAGGCCCTGCGGCAGTACCGCGAGGCCACCGGGATCGCCGCGAAGCTGGTGGTCGTGGCGATGGCGTCGAACGGGTTCACCATCGCGGACCCGGACGACGCGGGGATGCTGGACGTGGCCGGGTTCGACGCGGCCACGCCGGCGCTGATCGCCGATTTCGCGCGGTAGGCGGCGCGGTCCGGGAGCTCCCGGCCGCGCCCGCCCCCCGGCGGAAGCGTCCGAACGGAATGGAGATGAAGACCCGGAAACCGTGACCGGGCGCGCGGGCCGATATCGTTCGGTCCGCGCGCCCATCAACCGAAACGCGAACCATGGACACGAGGAACAAGGCGAAGCAGGAGGATCCGCGGGAGGAGCCGAAGTTCGGCGACTTCTGGACGATCGAGTCCCGCTGCGACACGTACTACGTCTCGGCGGAGACGGCGGTGCGGGTGGGTGCCCTGCTGGAACGCGCCTGGCGGCCGCGCTGGACCAAGTTCGTGGACCTGCACGGCCGGCGGGTGTGGCTGCGCACCGCCCGCGTGGAGAGCATCCACGAGAGCACCGAGGCACAGCGCTCGCGGCTGCGGGCGTTCGTGTACGCGCGCAACAAGGAGGAGCGCGCCGACCGCCGCTGGGACGACGACGAGAACTGGTGATGATAGGTGGCCCTGATGAGACTGCAGGCTCATCCACTCGTACTGGATGCGGCGCAATCAGCGAAGGACGTCGAACGCTACTTCGGTGCGAGTCTCGATGTCCTTCGTGAGCTGATCGATTTCGCTACGAACCTCGAGATCCGCATTCACAGCATGGGTGTCGGCGATACCGACCGCGTGGTTGGGGTCGGCGTTCTGTATCACCGGAACGTGGCGCTAATGGACGCGGCTGAGCTACTGCTCCGCTCGGGCCAGGTTTACGGTGCCCGATTGCAAGCAAGAGCTCTGCTGGAGGCGAGTTGGAATTTGGAGTGGATGTTGAACGCAGATGTTCATCGCCGCGCGTGCCAGTTCTATGTGCTGGACCTTCGCAAGCGCATCGCCGAACCCGAACGCTTTATTCCGGGAACAGCTTCGAACGACGAGTTGAAGTCTGTGATCAGCGCGGCGAATGTGTTTGACAAGGAAAGAATTCTCGCGATCTCCGAGGAGGAAATCGCAGGAGCGAGGCAGAACATAGCGGAAATACGACAGCGAATCAGGGAAGTACCGGATTTCCAGTTTGTAAACGCAGAAATCGATCGACAGAAGAAGCTAGCCGGCTTGAAGTGGTTTCAACTGTTTGGCGGCCCCAATGACCACCGGAATCTGGCGAAGCGATTGGGATACGAATCTGAGTACGAGATATTCTACAGATTAGACTCCAATGCAGTGCATGGTACATGGGTGCAGGACCACATTTCAATCAGGAACGACATCGCCCGTTCTGTTCCGATTCGTGGGTTACGTGACTTCGGACGAGTGGCTGACGTGGTGTGGAATGCAGCCTTTCGCTCTACAAAACAAGTAATTGACCACTTCCGGCCCGGAGAGATGCTCACTTTCTTGAGGCAATTCATGCCCGGAGGAAATTCGCGGTGGGATCCGCCCATCGTGGAGTCGGAAATCGAAGCTGTTGTCCCGTATGGATGAGATTGGGTGTGAGCACGATGAAGATCTTCGGAGAGCACCAGGAGAACACGCTGCGCCAGTTCCACGACGTGGCGAGCCGCGCGGAGCGTGCCGCGCTTATGGCGGACGGGCACGTTGGCTTCACGATGCCTATCGGTGGCGTCACGGCGTATCGTGATCACGTGTCGGTCGTGGGCGTTGGGTTCGACGTCGGGTGCGGCAACTGCGCCATTCGCACAGACTTACGTGTCCAAGACCTCACCAAGGACCTGGCGTTGGACGAGATCCGGCGCAACCCGCACCGGTTGATCAGCGACCGGCGCGCGAACCGCGTGGCCGACGAGGTGGCGAACACCATCTCGTTCGGGCTGGGGCGGAGGAACGATGCCGACGATGCGCCGGTGGACGATCCGCTGTTCAACGACCCGGCGTGGTACGCCATCCCCAACACCGGCGGCTACCGCGACACGCTGCGCGACAAGGCGCGGCGCCAGCTGGGCACCGTGGGGAGCGGCAACCACTACGTGGACGTGTTCGCCGACGAGAACGGCGCGGTGTGGGTGGGCGTGCACTTCGGCAGCCGCGGCTTCGGGCACACGGTGGCGAGCGACTTCCTGTCGCTGTCGCAGGGCGGCGCCTGGGGCGAGCGCGGCAGGGAGAAGGAGGTGCTGCTGGACGTACGCCAGCCCGTGGGGCACGACTACTGGCACCTGATGGAACTGGCCGGGCGCTACGCCTACGCCGGGCGCGAGTGGGTGGCGCGCAAGGTGGTGGAGCTGCTGGGCGGCACCGAGGTGGAGCTGGTGCACAACCACCACAACTTCGCCTGGCGCGAGATGCACGTGGGGCCCGAGGGCGAGCCGGTGGAGTACGTGGTGGTCCGCAAGGGCGCCACGCCCGCGTTCCCCGGGCAGCTGGGCTTCATCGGCGGGTCGATGGGCGACGACGCGGTGATCGTGCGCGGCGCCACCGCCGACCCGGGGAGCGAGGTGGCTCGCACGCAGCGGGAGGCGCTGTTCAGCACCGTGCACGGCGCCGGCCGGGTGATGAGCCGCACCGAGGCCGCCGGCAAGCGCACCCGCCGCGGGATGGTGAAGAGCCACGGCAAGATCCAGCCGCGGATGGTGGAGGAGTGGCTGGGGAAGAAGGGGGTGATCCTGCGCGGCGGCGGGCTGGACGAGGCGCCGCAGGTGTACCGGCGCCTGAACAGGGTGCTGGAGGCGCAGGGGCCCACCATCGAGGTGCTGCACGTGCTGCAGCCGCTGGTGGTGGTCATGGCCGGCGCGGGGGAGATCGATCCGTACAAGGATTGACCTTACCGCCCGGCCTGGGTGTCCTCTACTGGAGCTTGGAGCTAGATGGCGGACGAGCCGCTGGAGACCGGCCTGATCGGCGGGGCCGAGCAACGCGAGATCCGGATCGCCGAGTACGATCCGGGATGGCCGGCGGTGTTCGAGCGGCACGCCCGGATCATCGCCGGCGCGCTGGGCGGCCGCGCGCTGCGGAGCGAGCACATCGGGTCGACGTCGGTGCCGGGGCTGGCCGCCAAGCCCGTCGTCGACATCCTGGTGGTGGTCCCCGATTCCGCGGACGAGTCCGCGTATCTCTCCCCGCTGCGGGAGGCGGGGTACGTCCTGCGGGTGCGGGAGCCGGATTGGCACGAGCACCGGATGCTCCGGACCCCCGAACGGGACGTGCACGTCCACGTCTACTCGGAGGGATGCGCCGAGATCGGGCGCTACCTGGCCTTCCGCGACCGCCTGCGCGCCAGCGACGAGGACCGGCGCCGCTACGAGGCGGTGAAGCGCGAGCTGGCCGCGCGCGAGTGGCCGGACATGAACGACTACGCGAACGCCAAGACGGAGGTCGTGGAGAGCATTCTCGCCGCGTCGCGGGCCGCGGGTGAAACGCCGGGCTAGACGCGGGCGTGCGGGGAATCGCGTGAGGGATGCGCGCCCGGAGGGCCGGGAACCCGGCGGGGCGGCGGCGCGGGTGCCGGCTCGTCGAGATGGAGATGGGGAAATGGTGGATCCGCCGGGGGCCCGGCGCGGTTGGGCACAGTCGTACCGTGCCCTACCGCGCGCGCAGCCCGGTTTGGCGCCTCGGCGCCAAACACGCCCCAAACCGCCGTCGTTACTTGATGGCGGCGCGCGCCCGGTTCAGCCCCGAGGCCGTCCACGCCGGCCGCGCCCGCTCGCTGGCCACCGCGTGGGCCACGTAGAAGAGCATCCGCGAGACGCGGGTGAGCTTTTCGGCATCCAGGTGCGAGGGCTCGTCGCTCAGGCGGTGGTAGTCGGGGTGCGGCAGGGTAGTGAAGAAGAGGACCGGGACGCCGGCCATGATGAACGCCACGTGGTCGCTGCGGCTGAACCACTGCAGCTTCGGGTCGGCCTGCGACGGCAGCGCGCGGAAGCCGAGCTCCGGGTGCGCGGCGGCCACGCGGTGGGCGGCCGGGCCGAGCGAGCTGTACTCCTGGCCCATGAGGTAGAGGGTGTCGGGCGCGTTGCGGCCCACCATGTCCAGGTTCAGGTCGGCGACCACGCGGGCGATGGGAACGGTGGGGTGCTGCACCCAGTATGCGGAGCCCTTCAGCCCGCGCTCCTCGCCGCTGACGGCCAGGAAGAGGATGGAGCGCGCCGGCGTCCGCGGCAGCCGCGCGAACGCCCGCGCCGCCTCGAGGAGCGCCACGGTGCCCGAGGCGTTGTCGTCGGCGCCGTTGAAGATGGAGTCGCCGTGCGCGTCCGGCCGCCCGGTTCCCACGTGGTCGAAGTGCGCGCTGATGACCACGTACTCGCCGCGGAGCGCGGGGTCGCTGCCGGGGAGGATGGCGACGACATTGGGCGCGGTGACCTCCGCGGCCACGGCGGGCTGCTCGATGGTCAGCCGCACGCCGCGGAGGGGGATGGGCTCGCCGGCGGGGCGGGCGCGGAGCGAGTCCAGGTCCAGCCCGGCGGCGCGGAAGAGCGCGCGGGCGGCGTCGTAGCGCAGCCCGCCAACGGGCCCCGGCGTGTACACTCCCGAGGCTTCCATCTGCCGGGAGAACCAGGCCATGCTGTCGGCGTCGGCCACGGGGTCGGCCACCAGGAGCACGCCCGCGGCGCCGGCCGAGAGCCCCGCGGTGAGCGCGGTGCTCAGCATCCCCACGCCCTCGATGAGGGTGCCGGGGAGGGAGTAGATGACCACCTTGCCGCGCACCGACCCGGGGAGCGGCGGAAGGTGCATGGCGGCGGCGCCGGCGTACACGGCCTCGGCGCTCTCGGCCGGGTGCAGCGCGCCGAAGGCGAAGTAGTCGCGCTCGTACGCCCACTCGACGGCCGTGCCGTCCGCCGCGCGGAAGCCCAGGCGCCGCGCGGCGGGGGCCACGGGGTGCCCCTGGAACCGGTACTGCTGCACGAAGCCGCCCGCGCCGCCCGCGGGGCGCAGACCGGCGGCGCGGAACACCGCCGCGATGGACTCGGCGGCCACGGTGAGGCCGGGGCTGGGCGTGTCGCGCCCCTTCAGCGCGTCGCCCGCCAGGAAGGCGATGCGTGCGCGCACGTCGCTCACGGTGATGGAGCGGGCCGCGCGGTCCACGGCGGCGCGCGAGGCGGCCGGCTGCGCGGCGAGCG
Coding sequences:
- a CDS encoding acetate kinase, coding for MNILVLNVGSSTLKFQLIDTDEHRFAGNADRRLARGQIERIGGEAVWSYRAGEGEPRTGSAPMRDHRAAVDHLLEWITNQESGVPIASVAEIGAAGHRVVHGAERFVRSVLIDDAVLRGIDDTIELAPLHNPANLKGIQAVRAVLGPGVPQVAVFDTAFHHTLPEQAFLYAIPYSLYRRHRVRRYGFHGTSHRYVSYRWRQLTGRPREGSRLITLHLGNGCSACAIRDGDSVDTSMGFTPLEGLVMGTRSGDVDPAVLDYVGQKEGLSLHDVELLLNKQSGLLGISGLTNDMRELMAEADEHDDRRARLAIELFCYRARKYVGAYLAALGGADAICFAGGVGENAARIRAKVCEGLEFAGVRLDPAANEATAGGREGRISAEGSQPEVWVIPTDEELLIARDTYRVVHGIETRY
- a CDS encoding TROVE domain-containing protein → MMDFTKHFATRLRALATPQGAPIPGTAQVPNSAGGFAWALDKWARLDRFLVLGSDGGTFYVGERELTVENARSVAECIGEDGARVVRRAVEVSEAGRAPKNDPALFVLAMAAGMGDEATRAAALQALPRVARTGTHLLHWLRYVQAFRGWGRGVRRAVGRWYTARPPRDLAYQLLKYPQRDGWSHRDALRLAHPRPESDEQRALLRRAVTGEVGEAPDTEAVRLVRAVAELHADAEMAPARAAALVREHRLTREMLPSQLLTHPAVWEALLEEMPLTALVRNLATLTRVGVLAPGSDAAARVAARIADAGALKRARVHPVQVLAALRTYAAGRGVRGQHSWQPVARVVDALDAAFYLAFGAVEPSGRRTMLALDVSGSMMAPVHGLDFVSCREAAAAMALVTAATEPRHFFTAFTAGTRRSMHAGFPTGLSTLAVSPRERLDDVVAKTSGLPFGGTDCALPMLEARTRKWPVDLFVVYTDNETWAGDVHPAQALRQYREATGIAAKLVVVAMASNGFTIADPDDAGMLDVAGFDAATPALIADFAR
- a CDS encoding DUF5677 domain-containing protein, encoding MRLQAHPLVLDAAQSAKDVERYFGASLDVLRELIDFATNLEIRIHSMGVGDTDRVVGVGVLYHRNVALMDAAELLLRSGQVYGARLQARALLEASWNLEWMLNADVHRRACQFYVLDLRKRIAEPERFIPGTASNDELKSVISAANVFDKERILAISEEEIAGARQNIAEIRQRIREVPDFQFVNAEIDRQKKLAGLKWFQLFGGPNDHRNLAKRLGYESEYEIFYRLDSNAVHGTWVQDHISIRNDIARSVPIRGLRDFGRVADVVWNAAFRSTKQVIDHFRPGEMLTFLRQFMPGGNSRWDPPIVESEIEAVVPYG
- a CDS encoding RtcB family protein; this translates as MKIFGEHQENTLRQFHDVASRAERAALMADGHVGFTMPIGGVTAYRDHVSVVGVGFDVGCGNCAIRTDLRVQDLTKDLALDEIRRNPHRLISDRRANRVADEVANTISFGLGRRNDADDAPVDDPLFNDPAWYAIPNTGGYRDTLRDKARRQLGTVGSGNHYVDVFADENGAVWVGVHFGSRGFGHTVASDFLSLSQGGAWGERGREKEVLLDVRQPVGHDYWHLMELAGRYAYAGREWVARKVVELLGGTEVELVHNHHNFAWREMHVGPEGEPVEYVVVRKGATPAFPGQLGFIGGSMGDDAVIVRGATADPGSEVARTQREALFSTVHGAGRVMSRTEAAGKRTRRGMVKSHGKIQPRMVEEWLGKKGVILRGGGLDEAPQVYRRLNRVLEAQGPTIEVLHVLQPLVVVMAGAGEIDPYKD
- a CDS encoding GrpB family protein, with product MADEPLETGLIGGAEQREIRIAEYDPGWPAVFERHARIIAGALGGRALRSEHIGSTSVPGLAAKPVVDILVVVPDSADESAYLSPLREAGYVLRVREPDWHEHRMLRTPERDVHVHVYSEGCAEIGRYLAFRDRLRASDEDRRRYEAVKRELAAREWPDMNDYANAKTEVVESILAASRAAGETPG
- a CDS encoding M28 family metallopeptidase, with amino-acid sequence MRRRLPILLRLAAVLAAAPLAAQPAASRAAVDRAARSITVSDVRARIAFLAGDALKGRDTPSPGLTVAAESIAAVFRAAGLRPAGGAGGFVQQYRFQGHPVAPAARRLGFRAADGTAVEWAYERDYFAFGALHPAESAEAVYAGAAAMHLPPLPGSVRGKVVIYSLPGTLIEGVGMLSTALTAGLSAGAAGVLLVADPVADADSMAWFSRQMEASGVYTPGPVGGLRYDAARALFRAAGLDLDSLRARPAGEPIPLRGVRLTIEQPAVAAEVTAPNVVAILPGSDPALRGEYVVISAHFDHVGTGRPDAHGDSIFNGADDNASGTVALLEAARAFARLPRTPARSILFLAVSGEERGLKGSAYWVQHPTVPIARVVADLNLDMVGRNAPDTLYLMGQEYSSLGPAAHRVAAAHPELGFRALPSQADPKLQWFSRSDHVAFIMAGVPVLFFTTLPHPDYHRLSDEPSHLDAEKLTRVSRMLFYVAHAVASERARPAWTASGLNRARAAIK